Genomic window (Festucalex cinctus isolate MCC-2025b chromosome 7, RoL_Fcin_1.0, whole genome shotgun sequence):
CCTTTTTGGCCtcaatttgtttgtattatGGTGTACTGTGGGGGGAACAAGATTTCAATTTGATTACTATGCACCCTTAACTTAATCTCCTGTACATGCTTCTGTACCCAGCACTCATTTTGATCTCCAAATTTGGCGACCATTCGATTAAGGTCACTAATCATTTTCTGTTTATATGTACCCAATAAATGCATCATTTGTtacaaaatttgaatattggttGGGATTATTGTGCCTGTAAGATTCTCTCAAACAAGCACATAGCAAGTAATTTACTGATTctggtggggttttttttccacaaatacaaGTATGTTTTGTTGGGGGTGTTGTCATGTTTTGCATGTACATGCATGCATATACCTCTATtgtgtatattatattatgatcAACTCTTTGCAGACATTTTATCTGATCCTCAGCGCAGTTTGCTTTccacctgtaaaaaaataaataaataaataaataaaatcctaaTCTTTCCACAAACGGAGCTGAAAACACAATCCTACTGCTTTAAACACACAAGTCAACCGTTTTCAAAAAGAAAGCAGTGTATTGTTCTCTGAAAGTACTGACCATAACCGGAGATCACAACACCCTGCTGTTATGTCTTATCAAAACAAGTATATGATAGCTAGCCTGTGACCTCTTTGGCTCATGCACATTATATGAGACACTGAATTGGAAAATTGTACTAGAACAACCCTTAGCCCTTCAAAAGAAAGTTCTTAATCTGTTGTTTGCAATATTTACATACAACCACTTGCAGGAAAAATTGCACACCAATTGCACAAGAAGACCCAAACATATAACTGTGGCTTCGAAAATGCGACACaacagttgtttttgttgtaggtTCGGTtctcaaaatttatttttattacattctGTCTGATATTTTATGTTCACTCCATTGTTCCTCTCTTCTTTGTTGCTACCCTCTAACTTTACTCTCTTGCTCCACCCAGACATGTTTCCTCTGGCTGTGGTTCCCAGGCTGGACCCCTGGCTCAGCCCCCAGTAGTCACATGACAACATCCCAGAGATCTAGATTAGCAAAACACTGGAGTCAAAGTGAATAATGCATACTCCACTGGAGCATCAAAAGGCCACCACTGATTTGCTGCGCAGTGTCTTTATCATTGCATACTTTCCTCTACGGGTGTGAAACCTTTCACTCCAGCTGACTCAGCATTCTCATTGTCATTTCCACAGGCAGGTAGGTAGTACTTGATGTCATttgcattgatttaaaaaaatatataaaataaataaataaataaaataaaaaatattttttattattattattattattattattattattattattattattaccagacCATTGTTGGTAATATTTAACAACCGGgttatataattttttagtaagaatgatgatgattgatgatggctggcaaccagtccagggtgtcccccgcctactgcccagagccagctgagataggcgccagctcccccgcgacccttgtgaggaataatcggtcaagaaaatggatgcatggatggatgattgatgatgatgaatgatgccATTATCGGACATATGAGTACGTCAACACAGTTGGGCCTACTGTAATGaaaatatacatgttttttcttcccaaatacAGATTAAATGTGTGCATTATGTAgaacagtggtgtcaaactcatgtcagctcaggggccgcatggaggaaaatatatgaccaagtgggccgcatcggtaaaataacggtaatagaactgaactcttttactgccacacattaaagaaaaaactttgatatgacagcggctttgatcattgacgaaaagagagacaatgcttccatctgctggccatggtttagagtgttttagattccacaacccattgaccaggcagcgctgcacttagacattggagggggggagaaaaaaaaaaaaatgttttaacgtTGATTTTACTgattgttattaaacgtttttggcggtcaaagagttaaaaacgaTTGCTGTCAATtagacgcagattttcgctatttgtgtgccagcccaaaattatggagctcaactgtcatcatattgttccaaaaaagaatacaaatgcaaatggaacagagtcctggacgtgttaaatcgacgtgTTTTTCATatgtattgttcccagaatgcattgcgtggtgcaggtaatgacgttataaggacactaatccttgtcatattgatttgtgttaacTTACCaggaattgaatttgtgtcgtatttaacacgtttgttggtctaatgataaaaataaataaatacattaataataataataataataataataataataataataattaaacaaaccgtaactttacgttgtgtgtaaaataatgacatccaggacgatttccCCCGTAcagggactgcttgtgaagttacaaatttgatatattttgattgtggccgactgattcattagtccgacattacaatttatttttttttttttaactttacaaaattatctcgcgggccggattaaacccctttgcgggcctgatccggcccgcgggccttatgtttgacacccctgatgtagaatgtgtgtatgtgtgtttttaataGGAATTTCCATTtacttgctctttttttctgctctatttaccacaaacacaaatattaatcataatacagtgtttagactagtggggctgcatagaacataatataGGCCTAGTTGCTTTAGTTTAGTCAGATTGGCCACGTCCAATCTGGTGGACACACTCATGTACCGCAGAAACGGCCCAACCCGCTCAAGAGGGGGTTCTatataggtttttttttatttctctgcTCACCGCCCTTGTGGATGCACTGGCATGTATGTACGCACgtgcacttcaacgtgacgtcacactggaagggtctatacgcCAAGACTCTTGAAGCTGCGAGGCCGCTATGCTGCTCCTCCCAATaaatgtttctcggcatacgatcctatacattttacagtaacaaaattggagaacatttgagacagtacttagtagaaacagcatgatttatgatattttaaatttgttaaacaagaggactgcagacattttacaacttaccTTAAATATGTGTGTAAATAATTTCCTTAATTTAattatgtttacaggaggaaacttgtatatttttaattaaagaattataactgtaattcaacaaaatatgCCTCAGCTAAATCTAATAATtaggaactgagcaataaaagaaaaggggaGTCTTCAgagcagcacataccgtccacttgtttttttttctttctattctattcttttgtttttcttttttttaatttaattttattttttatgaaagtctgctcgcgagatgggaggagcaagatggccgcccggtGACTTCAACGGTTTGCAAGGGGGTGGGTGTACCGTGTacaatccagtcatatattcaggtcagtgtTCAGAAACCcagaagtacagtacagtactatgGCGTTTGAGTATAATGGATGTCGGCACTATCACCTGTCTTGACAGACGCGCGCGAGCTCGTATAAACGCGTGTACGGCTGTGATGCAGCAAGTTTTATAATAGTAGTGCGATGTTCGCGGAAGCTGGGAGAGAAGAATTTTATTTGACCGGAACACGGTAAGCGTAGCTTCACACCACTGATTTGTCATACATTATTTCTGGGCAAATGTATGGCTTCAGCTTCATGATGTTCATAATGTGTGTGGAACTCTATAAAGTAAAGGTTAACAGTGTAACCTTGGTGAGTACATACATGTGCTTTTGTCGGAGCAGTGTGCTAGTGTGTGAGTATGAAAGTTGATGGCATCATTCAGCAAAAGAGGAGAAAAGGTCAAGTACAGCTTTTGAGCAGGCAGCTACGTCATTTCCGTTGAGTTTGGGCAGTGTTTCAGCATTTGATGTACAAACATGCACACGCAAACACGAGTATTTTGAAATTGAAGCATAATTGTTGTTTAACCTCGTAAATGAGATCCAGTTCAAGGACTGTATCAAAAAAGTAATTGATGTGGAAAAAGTATTGCCCCTCTTAATGaggtattttttgtttgtttgtttgtttgtttgtttttttgcctattGATCACAATGAAATGTTTCAGATCATCAGGCCACCTGTAATATCTCACAAAGAAAATCCAAGTAAAAAGACAATAGTTTTTATCTGCTAATTTCACAACTCAGGGGAAAAACCAGAACACCGTCTGACTACTGTAGGAATGAATTTACTGTAAAAACAGTCAAAACTGTTTTGACATTTATAAATTATcactacattttaataaaacaagacacacaaaaacaggCAAAAATGATGATTAAGTCTACTAAGACagaaagatgttttgtttttttgttttttttgtggagttACCCCTTGAGATGTGTCAACATTACATTGTACATATAggattgtcttaaaaaaaaaaaaataaaataaaaaataaaaaacgaggtACAGTagcctatacttttttttttttctggcagatGTTGAGAAAcctagtcatttttatttaaatgaaaacaagttCTGCAACATATGAGCTTCCCCCGCAACAAACCATCTGATCAAACTGGCCTGTCTTGATGTTTTTCAGATTGTGTAGATCTTCGTTTGGTCACTGACTTCCTCAACGCCGCCATCATGTCAATGCTGACTCACGTGCTGGCATGTTTGTTTGGCATGGGCTCCTGGGTGGCAATCAACGGAATGTGGGTGGAGCTCCCGCTAATTGTACCACAGATCCCCGAGGGTTGGTTCCTGCCATCCTACCTCACCGTCCTCATCCAGATGGCCAACGTCGGCCCCCTCGTCATCACCTTGATGCATCGTTTCCGCCCAGGAGTGCTTGATGAGGGTCCGGTTGTGTACTGCATTGTTGCGTTGGGGATCATTGCGACGTTCCTTCTGGCTTTCTTCTGGAAGCACACAGTGGCAATAGGGAGCAGCCTGCACAGTGTGCCTCTCTTGACATTATGTTTACTGCTCTCTGTGGTGGACTGCACCTCCTCTGTCACCTTTCTGCCTTTCATGATGCGTCTGTGTCCCCAGTACCTCACCAGCTACTTTGCAGGTGAAGGCCTCAGTGGTCTGGTGCCAGCACTGGTGGCTCTTATTCAGGGTGTTGGGGTAGTCCGATGTCATGATGCCACTTTGACAGTTTCACTAAACAACACATTTGAGAATTCCACAGTTAACACTGGGGAGCTCCAAGCGGTCTATCAACCAGCAAAATTCTCCGCTCAGGTCTTCTTCCTGTTCCTCAGCGTTATGATGGTTGTTTGCTTAATAGCCTTCACCCTACTCAACCATCACCCAGCTGTGGCTCGGGAGAAGAAGAACGACCTGTATTTCAGGGAAGAACTGGCGCCGGGAAAAGACCAAGTGTTCTCTTTACACAGCCAAACACCAGAGCAGAAGCCGATGTTAAGTCCCTTCCAGTCTGCAAGGAGGGAACCTCGCAGCTCCTTCGGCAGGGGCGCGTACAGCAACTCCGAGGTGGCCTTCATCTTTGTTGTACTTGCCTGGGTGAATGCTCTGACCAATGCGGTGCTGCCGTCAGTGCAGTCTTACTCCTGTCTGCCTTATGGGAACCAGGCCTACCATCTGGCTGCCACAATGGCAGCTGTGGCCAACCCACTGGCCTGTTTTATTGCCATGTTTATGCCAATCAGGTATGTGAGACTAATGGAGCATTCCGAAAATCCTCATGTTCACATATAAGATGGTCAAAGGCTAAATATTTCTGTAACAACAACTACTGTACCATAGCTAAGGCTCAAGAAGCATAGTAACATGTTTACTGTGTTTCTAATTGAAGAGTCTTATT
Coding sequences:
- the slc52a3-2b gene encoding solute carrier family 52, riboflavin transporter, member 3-B, translated to MSMLTHVLACLFGMGSWVAINGMWVELPLIVPQIPEGWFLPSYLTVLIQMANVGPLVITLMHRFRPGVLDEGPVVYCIVALGIIATFLLAFFWKHTVAIGSSLHSVPLLTLCLLLSVVDCTSSVTFLPFMMRLCPQYLTSYFAGEGLSGLVPALVALIQGVGVVRCHDATLTVSLNNTFENSTVNTGELQAVYQPAKFSAQVFFLFLSVMMVVCLIAFTLLNHHPAVAREKKNDLYFREELAPGKDQVFSLHSQTPEQKPMLSPFQSARREPRSSFGRGAYSNSEVAFIFVVLAWVNALTNAVLPSVQSYSCLPYGNQAYHLAATMAAVANPLACFIAMFMPIRSLIFMCLLTVFGTGFGAYIMAMAALSPCPLLVHSASGTVVIVLVWILFVLTLSYVKVIIGIILRDEGHSALVWCGAVVQLGSMVGALSMFPLVSVHGLFKSGDACNTKCPM